A single Tenacibaculum sp. 190524A02b DNA region contains:
- a CDS encoding DNA (cytosine-5-)-methyltransferase gives MELTNGSLFSGAGGFELGAEWQGIETLWNCEISEERRKLLNIRFPKAKQYGDIREIKNPGYTDIICGGFPCQDISIAQQHNGGAKGIKGERSGLWIEMHRICRDIRPKYILIENSSMLAVRGLEYVLCDLAKIGYDAEWRCLRGFDFGLPDKRERIYIIAYPKQIRCSGNNEITQCFREILPKRTPGQIALSMPIKRFKRRDSLSGLRMDNGFSKELDKNRIEAMGNAVKPIIASYLYKCIKEHYNQIIN, from the coding sequence TTGGAACTAACAAATGGGAGTTTATTCAGTGGTGCCGGAGGGTTTGAATTAGGTGCAGAATGGCAAGGAATTGAAACCCTTTGGAATTGCGAAATATCAGAAGAAAGAAGAAAATTATTAAACATAAGATTTCCCAAAGCAAAACAATATGGAGATATACGAGAAATTAAAAACCCCGGATACACAGACATTATATGTGGAGGATTTCCGTGCCAGGACATTTCAATCGCTCAGCAACATAATGGAGGAGCAAAAGGAATTAAGGGAGAGCGATCTGGGTTATGGATTGAAATGCATAGGATTTGCAGGGACATTAGACCTAAGTACATACTCATTGAAAACAGCTCAATGCTCGCTGTTCGAGGTCTTGAATACGTCTTATGCGACCTTGCCAAAATCGGGTATGATGCAGAATGGAGATGTTTACGAGGTTTCGACTTCGGATTGCCCGATAAAAGGGAACGAATTTACATTATTGCCTACCCCAAGCAAATCAGATGCTCTGGTAATAATGAAATCACACAGTGCTTTCGAGAAATATTACCGAAACGGACACCAGGACAAATTGCTTTATCAATGCCAATTAAACGGTTTAAGCGCAGAGATAGCTTGTCAGGTTTACGAATGGATAATGGGTTTTCCAAAGAACTGGACAAAAACAGAATAGAGGCAATGGGTAATGCAGTTAAACCAATTATAGCGAGTTACCTATATAAATGCATAAAAGAACATTATAATCAAATTATAAACTAA
- a CDS encoding DUF3127 domain-containing protein: MELRGFIKNIGLIRTYGDNSFRKRELVINTDEQYPQTIMIEFVQDKCSLLEDYEINQNVCISINLRGREWINPQGEAKYFNSVQGWKIESINNTEKLANQAITDLTQCEPDDLPF; the protein is encoded by the coding sequence ATGGAATTAAGAGGTTTTATAAAAAATATAGGTCTAATTAGAACTTATGGAGATAACAGTTTTAGAAAAAGAGAATTAGTTATAAACACTGATGAACAGTATCCACAAACAATAATGATAGAATTTGTACAGGATAAATGTAGTCTATTAGAAGATTACGAAATAAATCAAAATGTATGTATTTCAATAAATCTTAGAGGTAGAGAATGGATTAATCCACAAGGAGAAGCAAAGTATTTTAATTCTGTACAGGGATGGAAGATCGAAAGTATAAATAATACAGAAAAATTAGCAAACCAAGCTATTACAGATTTAACTCAATGTGAACCAGACGATTTACCTTTTTAA
- a CDS encoding DNA adenine methylase — translation MVLTRLGNKRKMKDLLNQHFPVHKMRIELFFGAGGSFFYLPKPKFSILNDFDSDVSNLYLVILDQKEELKKQIELLPVSEGLLDYWKKNTESDPVMKAVRFLLISNFTYLGKGDTLRLGKDNTKRNLLKRIEPTFEMLSNSKITNCDFRQVLQKVSFDQKVTPKNDCFVYLDPVYLETDHYYKVPKWTAADTEDCFKIMNDCGIKCAMSEFDHESVMDFASDYKMNVIYLKERQNIKNKRNEILITNYDSDQLSMF, via the coding sequence GTGGTATTAACAAGATTAGGAAATAAAAGAAAAATGAAAGATTTATTAAATCAGCATTTCCCAGTACATAAAATGAGAATAGAATTATTCTTTGGTGCTGGAGGTAGTTTCTTTTACTTACCTAAGCCAAAATTTTCAATATTAAATGATTTTGATAGTGATGTAAGCAATTTGTATTTGGTTATTCTTGATCAAAAAGAGGAGCTAAAAAAGCAAATAGAGTTACTCCCAGTTTCTGAAGGTCTTTTAGATTATTGGAAAAAGAATACAGAATCAGATCCAGTTATGAAAGCTGTTAGGTTCTTATTAATATCAAATTTTACATACTTAGGTAAAGGAGATACTTTAAGGTTAGGGAAAGATAACACTAAAAGAAATTTACTCAAGAGAATTGAACCAACTTTTGAAATGTTATCTAATTCAAAAATTACCAATTGTGATTTTAGACAAGTGCTGCAGAAGGTTTCTTTTGATCAGAAAGTTACACCTAAAAATGATTGTTTTGTTTACCTAGATCCTGTTTACTTAGAAACAGATCATTACTACAAAGTTCCCAAATGGACTGCAGCTGATACTGAGGATTGTTTTAAAATAATGAATGATTGCGGAATTAAATGCGCGATGTCAGAATTTGATCATGAATCGGTAATGGATTTTGCTTCGGATTATAAAATGAATGTAATCTATTTAAAGGAGCGTCAAAACATAAAGAATAAAAGAAACGAAATTTTAATAACGAACTATGATAGCGACCAGTTATCAATGTTCTAA
- a CDS encoding pentapeptide repeat-containing protein, with product MYLNKIKKWLKLIDPTFIRGIAIGIVITIILVFIVNTDSLLKIFYGFIILVVLLLLGAIIGNYYVNRQKEKVQEILSEKTNELTNEIKDNSYQILKAVLSENKNEDIPKAFSKIKLSDSFSEILKLAVAFVTRFMAFGTLMSVLGGLISFAIFMATFLQVKHLEKQNELIYKQTKLIDTQNSLTESSRRSAVVFELSSVLDKIDEEMDQYDKRLLKQFNKNIQGIYDSIYKKYPFNKDQNIFFFAPHPNRNSVLNLSSVRFKFNYDKDFGSIIKVKLSDRLNGRIIALSKALKPYRYIDSVNKLLKIKRSPERGQLILALNESNVDLQGILKNADFTYSEINNTSFSSRIRYNDFKYEDFSMINLSNSFISKSLFRRINFTEASFKDMKGFNSNFIYSCLANSDFGNAYLKDITFRYCQLVGANFDDSVFENVRIFSSNLLICQFDSSVFNSVFIKNSILPEFIDDSLNFKVKDRVVIEDSYSIDNSWGEYIKSKKDLKFNIYKIKKISIKDSLTLSSEIINYFNELSSIYKKETEEGRVEGIEVDSIYKINLSAFKKK from the coding sequence ATGTACTTGAATAAAATTAAAAAATGGCTTAAGCTAATAGATCCAACATTTATTAGAGGTATTGCTATAGGAATTGTTATTACTATAATACTAGTATTTATTGTAAATACTGATTCACTTCTTAAAATATTTTATGGGTTTATAATATTGGTAGTTTTATTATTATTGGGCGCTATAATTGGTAATTATTATGTTAATAGACAAAAAGAAAAGGTTCAAGAGATATTATCGGAAAAAACTAATGAGCTAACAAACGAAATAAAAGACAACTCTTATCAAATATTAAAGGCTGTTCTGTCTGAAAATAAAAATGAAGATATACCAAAAGCTTTTTCTAAAATAAAGCTTAGTGATTCTTTTTCTGAGATATTAAAATTAGCTGTAGCATTTGTGACAAGATTTATGGCCTTTGGTACCTTAATGAGTGTTTTAGGAGGTTTGATTAGCTTTGCTATTTTCATGGCTACTTTTCTACAAGTAAAGCATCTAGAAAAACAAAATGAACTTATATATAAGCAAACTAAACTTATAGACACACAAAACAGTTTAACTGAATCAAGTAGGAGGTCAGCTGTTGTTTTTGAATTAAGTTCTGTTCTTGATAAAATAGATGAAGAAATGGATCAATATGATAAAAGATTATTAAAACAGTTTAATAAAAATATTCAAGGAATATATGACTCAATTTATAAGAAATATCCATTTAATAAAGATCAAAACATTTTTTTCTTCGCTCCACATCCAAATAGAAATAGTGTATTAAACCTTTCTTCAGTTAGGTTTAAATTTAATTATGATAAAGATTTTGGAAGTATAATTAAAGTAAAATTAAGCGATAGATTAAATGGAAGGATAATAGCTTTATCTAAAGCATTAAAGCCTTATAGGTATATTGATTCCGTTAATAAGCTATTAAAAATAAAGAGAAGTCCTGAAAGGGGGCAGTTAATTCTAGCCTTAAATGAGTCAAATGTAGATTTGCAAGGAATTTTAAAAAATGCAGATTTTACATATTCAGAAATAAATAATACTTCTTTTTCTTCTAGGATTAGATATAATGATTTTAAATATGAAGATTTTAGTATGATTAATTTATCAAATAGTTTTATTTCAAAAAGTTTATTCAGAAGAATTAATTTTACTGAAGCTAGCTTTAAAGATATGAAAGGTTTTAATTCAAATTTTATTTATTCATGTTTAGCTAATTCGGATTTCGGTAATGCATATTTAAAAGATATCACTTTTCGATATTGTCAATTAGTAGGAGCGAATTTTGACGATTCTGTTTTTGAAAATGTGAGGATTTTTTCAAGCAATTTATTAATTTGTCAATTTGATTCAAGTGTATTTAATTCAGTATTTATTAAAAATTCAATTTTACCAGAATTTATAGATGATTCTTTAAATTTTAAGGTTAAAGATAGGGTGGTAATTGAAGATAGTTATTCAATTGATAATAGTTGGGGGGAATATATAAAGTCTAAGAAGGATTTAAAATTTAATATTTATAAAATAAAAAAAATATCAATAAAAGATTCTTTAACACTTTCAAGTGAAATTATTAATTATTTCAATGAATTATCAAGTATTTATAAAAAAGAAACTGAAGAAGGACGTGTTGAAGGAATAGAAGTAGATTCCATTTATAAGATTAATTTATCAGCATTTAAGAAAAAATAA
- a CDS encoding major capsid protein, which yields MVSHFKELIKKYLGKITKAYYIKVNGSKEEPKYFHDKYLKEEYSVDMTYDSISGNYTRVTADVVAFDSPLPLKSRGTIKKASGDIPKIGMKYVLNEKQMNTLRILQSVPGKSKELIKKIFSDVEGCVFGIKERIEQAFLIGFSSGTTLIQDSENVGHGIRIDYDIPKSNQFGTSVKWSKPDAKPIDDIKRILKSARDKGEYPTHIWMNSDTIDLLSNNKQFKEQHAFFLNFTGTQIPVLDEDQTINVLSKKLKLKVIVIDRSFVHEKDGKKIVTQGWAPNMVVLTTGTDLGTLVYSTLAEESFPVEGVQYAKPNSYILIGKSGQTDPPSEKTTGQAIVFPVLQNVESFFYLNTEEAIEVSSKEVEGDTQINIWGGVYDKQKVINILNVLDIQTDNNITDSDLISKINELSNEEEELVKEEVLKLNNI from the coding sequence ATGGTATCACATTTCAAAGAATTAATCAAAAAGTATTTAGGTAAAATAACTAAAGCTTATTATATAAAAGTAAATGGCTCTAAAGAAGAACCAAAATATTTCCATGACAAGTATCTGAAAGAGGAATATTCAGTGGATATGACTTATGATTCTATAAGTGGTAATTATACGAGGGTAACAGCTGATGTAGTTGCATTTGATTCTCCTTTACCACTTAAGTCAAGAGGTACAATTAAAAAAGCATCTGGAGACATTCCTAAAATTGGGATGAAATATGTGTTAAATGAAAAGCAAATGAATACTCTTAGGATTTTACAATCTGTTCCTGGTAAATCAAAAGAGTTAATAAAAAAGATATTTTCAGATGTTGAAGGATGTGTTTTTGGAATAAAAGAAAGGATTGAACAAGCGTTTTTGATTGGGTTTTCTTCAGGAACAACTTTGATTCAAGATTCTGAAAATGTAGGCCATGGGATTAGGATAGATTATGATATCCCGAAATCAAATCAATTTGGAACTTCTGTTAAATGGAGTAAGCCTGATGCTAAGCCAATTGATGATATAAAAAGGATTTTGAAATCTGCTAGAGATAAAGGAGAATACCCAACACATATATGGATGAATAGTGATACTATTGATTTATTGAGTAATAACAAACAGTTTAAGGAGCAACATGCTTTCTTTTTAAATTTTACTGGGACACAAATTCCAGTTCTAGATGAAGATCAGACAATTAACGTTTTAAGTAAAAAACTAAAATTAAAAGTGATTGTTATTGATAGGTCATTCGTTCATGAAAAAGACGGTAAAAAGATTGTTACACAGGGATGGGCTCCTAATATGGTTGTGTTAACTACTGGAACGGATTTGGGAACTTTAGTATATAGTACTTTAGCTGAAGAGTCTTTTCCAGTTGAAGGGGTTCAATATGCAAAACCTAATAGTTATATTTTAATTGGTAAATCTGGACAAACAGACCCACCAAGCGAAAAAACTACAGGTCAGGCTATTGTATTTCCTGTTTTGCAAAATGTTGAATCATTTTTCTATTTAAACACAGAAGAAGCTATTGAGGTAAGTAGTAAAGAAGTTGAAGGAGATACACAAATTAATATTTGGGGAGGTGTTTATGATAAGCAAAAAGTAATAAACATTTTGAATGTTTTAGACATCCAAACTGATAATAATATTACGGATAGTGATTTAATATCAAAAATCAATGAACTTTCAAACGAGGAAGAGGAGTTGGTTAAAGAGGAAGTGTTAAAGCTAAATAATATTTAA
- a CDS encoding phage portal protein, with protein sequence MEELIKKVKNGSITEEDIKDLSNSKKDYGKIEEYFKEYSKKDRTIRETQIGQTQKDKSIKDEKGNTKLVKAIRTIVSFQKKIVRNSVAFEFGNPPQLKPNIENDLTLKLKNVWVKNRMDSNIQEAKILQRSETLSAIIFQIKKKEGEENSIKSKVLGYKEREFWPVFDFYGGMILFCWKFKTKERGKEVLNLWVYDEKIIYKYKKVKDWAVDSQEVHGFDKIPVVVLTQDEPEWEDVKELIDRYESLLSKLGAANNYSGSPLLFTVGKVSGMPDRDSDGKMINAQMEKTNDGKVIHGDAKFLTHDNAPESIKLEQETLEDLIFSLTDTPNLSFNKLKGIGNVAGVALELMFLGSILKAKLNEGKNKTDIQRIVNVLLSGITNATDINLKGQLEGLVYDVKFMSPLPNDLADLIVMLVKATEGKIISREKAIEYLGLVDNVKDEMEKIKKEGGSDDGEAA encoded by the coding sequence ATGGAAGAATTAATAAAAAAAGTTAAAAACGGTAGTATTACTGAGGAAGATATTAAAGACTTATCTAATTCTAAAAAGGATTACGGAAAGATTGAGGAGTATTTTAAAGAGTATTCTAAGAAAGATAGAACTATTAGAGAGACTCAAATAGGACAAACACAAAAAGATAAAAGTATTAAAGATGAAAAAGGAAATACAAAATTAGTAAAAGCTATAAGAACTATTGTTTCTTTTCAAAAGAAAATAGTTAGAAATAGTGTTGCTTTTGAGTTTGGAAATCCGCCACAATTAAAGCCTAATATCGAAAATGATTTAACTCTTAAATTGAAAAATGTTTGGGTTAAAAATAGAATGGATTCCAACATACAAGAAGCTAAAATATTACAAAGGAGTGAAACTTTATCTGCTATTATATTTCAAATAAAGAAAAAAGAAGGTGAAGAGAATAGTATAAAAAGTAAAGTCCTAGGATACAAAGAAAGAGAGTTCTGGCCTGTATTTGATTTCTATGGAGGTATGATACTTTTCTGTTGGAAGTTTAAAACTAAGGAGAGAGGAAAAGAAGTTTTAAACTTGTGGGTCTATGATGAAAAAATAATTTACAAATACAAAAAAGTAAAAGATTGGGCTGTAGATTCTCAAGAAGTTCATGGCTTTGATAAAATACCTGTCGTTGTATTAACTCAGGATGAACCAGAATGGGAAGATGTAAAAGAGTTAATTGATAGGTATGAATCTTTGTTATCTAAGCTAGGAGCTGCTAATAATTATTCAGGTTCTCCATTATTATTCACAGTAGGAAAAGTGTCAGGGATGCCAGATAGAGATAGCGATGGTAAAATGATTAACGCTCAAATGGAAAAAACTAATGATGGTAAAGTTATACATGGTGATGCTAAGTTTCTAACCCATGATAATGCTCCTGAGTCTATAAAACTTGAACAAGAAACATTAGAGGATTTAATATTTTCTTTGACAGATACGCCAAACCTATCTTTTAATAAATTAAAGGGAATAGGTAATGTAGCAGGCGTTGCATTAGAATTAATGTTTTTAGGTTCAATTCTTAAAGCAAAACTAAATGAAGGGAAGAATAAAACCGATATACAGAGAATAGTGAATGTATTATTATCAGGAATTACGAATGCAACTGATATAAATTTAAAAGGGCAATTAGAAGGATTGGTATATGATGTTAAGTTTATGAGTCCGTTACCTAATGATTTAGCTGATTTAATTGTTATGCTAGTTAAAGCAACTGAAGGCAAAATTATTTCTAGAGAAAAAGCTATTGAGTATTTAGGGTTAGTGGATAATGTAAAGGATGAAATGGAAAAAATAAAAAAAGAAGGAGGTTCTGATGATGGAGAAGCAGCTTAA
- a CDS encoding terminase large subunit domain-containing protein, translated as MKRQVKVIQPQQGYQMMALSSSADIVIGGGAAGAGKTFTLLLDPLRSINNPDFGAVIFRRLTTQIKAQGGLWDESNKLYPFVGGIANKTELQWKFPKGAKIKFTHLEHEKNIYGWQGAQIPFIGFDELTHFSKKTFFYLLSRNRSNCGVRPGVRATCNPDPDSWVSELISWWIGDDGFPIPERQGVIRYFVKDGENLIWGDSVDKCLEKASYFVDPLSKASGVSPKSFVKSITFIGGSVYDNKELLSVNPEYLANLASQDEDTRIQLLDGNWKVSVNPADVYNYDSFKDYFTNDWVEKGKKCITVDVAMSGSNKLVVSYFEGDRWEDIEIIAKSSGKDVIDAIKEFQKRYGVSNSKVTYDANGVGAFIGGGDNAFIPNSIPFDNASKAFEMKDGRKFKNLKSQCYYLDGENESQYISSKVANKMYDNKMTVRQRLLFERKAIKKKIKRDEEPFALIPKNEMKEKYLNGESPDLLDSKMMKRIFDVRPKSEIFETKAKSLGDLGINF; from the coding sequence ATGAAAAGACAGGTAAAAGTTATACAACCACAGCAAGGGTATCAAATGATGGCTTTGTCAAGTTCAGCTGATATTGTTATTGGTGGTGGAGCAGCTGGAGCTGGAAAAACTTTTACTTTATTATTAGATCCTTTAAGGTCAATAAATAATCCTGATTTTGGTGCTGTTATATTTAGAAGGCTTACAACTCAAATTAAAGCTCAGGGAGGTTTATGGGATGAAAGTAATAAGCTTTATCCATTTGTTGGTGGGATTGCTAATAAAACAGAGCTACAGTGGAAATTTCCAAAAGGCGCTAAAATTAAGTTTACACATTTAGAGCATGAGAAGAATATATATGGCTGGCAAGGTGCTCAGATACCTTTTATAGGTTTTGATGAGTTAACACACTTTAGTAAAAAAACCTTCTTCTATTTGTTATCAAGAAATAGGTCTAATTGTGGAGTTAGACCAGGAGTAAGAGCTACATGTAATCCTGACCCTGATAGTTGGGTTTCTGAATTAATATCTTGGTGGATAGGAGATGATGGGTTTCCAATCCCAGAAAGACAAGGTGTGATTAGGTATTTTGTAAAAGACGGAGAAAATTTGATTTGGGGTGATTCTGTAGATAAATGTCTTGAAAAAGCCTCTTATTTTGTTGATCCACTTTCTAAAGCCTCTGGGGTTAGCCCTAAGAGTTTTGTAAAGTCTATAACTTTTATTGGAGGGTCAGTTTATGATAATAAAGAGTTGCTCTCAGTCAATCCAGAGTACTTAGCAAATTTGGCTTCACAGGATGAAGATACAAGAATACAGCTTTTAGATGGAAACTGGAAAGTTTCTGTAAATCCAGCAGATGTATATAACTATGATAGTTTTAAGGATTATTTTACTAATGATTGGGTTGAGAAAGGTAAGAAGTGCATTACTGTGGATGTAGCTATGTCGGGAAGCAACAAGTTAGTTGTATCTTATTTTGAAGGTGATAGGTGGGAAGACATAGAGATCATAGCTAAATCTTCTGGGAAAGATGTTATAGATGCTATAAAGGAGTTCCAAAAGAGGTACGGAGTGTCTAATTCTAAAGTTACTTATGATGCTAATGGGGTAGGGGCATTTATTGGGGGTGGAGATAATGCATTTATACCTAATTCAATTCCGTTTGATAATGCAAGTAAAGCTTTTGAAATGAAAGATGGAAGGAAATTCAAAAATTTAAAATCTCAATGTTACTATTTAGATGGGGAAAATGAATCTCAATATATATCTAGCAAAGTAGCTAATAAGATGTATGATAATAAAATGACAGTAAGGCAAAGACTGTTATTTGAAAGAAAAGCTATAAAAAAGAAAATTAAGAGGGATGAAGAGCCATTTGCTTTAATACCTAAAAATGAAATGAAAGAAAAATATTTAAATGGAGAATCCCCTGATTTATTAGATAGTAAAATGATGAAAAGGATATTTGATGTTAGACCAAAAAGTGAAATATTCGAAACAAAAGCAAAATCATTAGGAGATTTAGGAATAAACTTTTAA
- a CDS encoding terminase small subunit, with protein MKESTLERYKLIIDEWFNNGFNGAQAYKKFYPNNSRADDSFSKIQSLPEVELYIKAKNKKAQKELDVTHQEVLKELHNWAYSDITQTISLTPSGVEALPEEIRRLITKYKKTTKKIGEDITEEVIELHFVSKEKAMEMIAKHIGFYEKDNSQKKNDNVVMFRLPENGRE; from the coding sequence ATGAAAGAGAGTACTTTAGAAAGATATAAATTAATTATTGACGAATGGTTTAATAACGGATTCAATGGTGCACAAGCTTACAAAAAGTTTTATCCAAATAACTCAAGAGCAGACGATTCATTTAGCAAAATCCAGAGTTTGCCAGAGGTTGAGTTGTATATAAAAGCTAAAAACAAAAAAGCACAAAAGGAATTAGATGTTACACATCAGGAAGTATTGAAAGAACTTCATAACTGGGCTTATTCAGATATCACTCAAACAATATCATTAACTCCATCAGGAGTAGAAGCCTTACCAGAAGAAATCAGAAGGCTAATCACAAAATACAAAAAGACAACAAAGAAAATAGGAGAAGATATAACAGAAGAGGTTATAGAGCTTCATTTTGTATCAAAGGAAAAAGCTATGGAAATGATAGCTAAACATATTGGTTTCTATGAGAAGGATAACAGTCAAAAGAAGAATGATAATGTTGTTATGTTTAGGTTACCAGAAAACGGAAGAGAGTAA